From the Brachyspira intermedia PWS/A genome, the window TAGATACTTCAAAATGCACTAACTGTAAAACTTGTGCTCATGTATGTCCTTTGGCTTCTATTGATTTTAATGATATTACACAATATGTTGGTAAATGTATCAAATGCGGTGCTTGTATAAAAAAATGTCCTGAGCATTGCAGATATTATGATGATGAAGGTTTCTTATACCATCAGCATGACTTAGAAGATGAGTTTAAAAGAAGAGCAGAGCCTGAATTATTCTATTAATTAATTTATAATCATAATAAAAAAATAAGCCCTGAAATAATTTCAGGGCTTTTTATTTATCTTATATAACTTAAAACTTAAAAAATTATTCTTCTTCTGATGAATCTCCGTCATCTTCTTCTGTGTTTCCGGAGGCCTCTCTCAATACTTGTTTTATGGCATCAAATATTTCTCTTGCTTTTACTTTAGTTACATCTGATGTTTTAGTTTTTTTAGTGATAGATGCTTTCTTTAATATCATATCGCCATATACATTACCTATTCCGCTCAATATTAAAGGGTTTTTTATGAGCTTTTCTACTGTAGTATCATTATCTGCTAATAATTGACAGAATAAATTATAATTGAATTGTTTAGTAAGAGGGTCATATCCTATTTGAGGCATTGTTGTAGAATCTTTCCAAATAGGTATTATTTTAGTTATTTCATTTTTATCTTTACTATCATCTACAACAAAGAAATTGCCATGATCGGTTTCCAATTTTAATATGCTGTTTTCATAATCATCATCTTCTGTTAATACGAATGATCCATTAGGGCCTAAGTCTACAAGCATAGCGTCTTGAGAAAACTGAAAATGCATGTATCCGCCGTATCTTAGAACATCTATTATTTTCTGACCTTCTATATCTTCCATTTCTTTGTATTGTTTATCTATGGCTACTATTTTATTTATATAAGAATAGCAAATTTCACCTTTTATTGAGTTTATTAATGTAATTAAATTTGGCAGTTCTTTCATAACTTCTAATCTTCCTAATAGTATTATGTTTACTTTATATTTTAGCATGAAAGAAAAAAAATCAAATTTTATAATATAACTATAGGGGTATATTATGAATTTAGGCGAGTGTTGTAATTTCTAATAATGCAGAAAAATAAAATAAATTTAAAATTTTATAGTAAAATATTGAGTCAAGAAGGACGGGGGTATGTAAATAAGGTTTTAAAACTTTGATTACATTTGCCCACCCTTTAGATTTATTATTAAAATATGAAATTTTTATTTTTTATTTCTATATTATTTAAATTAGATTCTTTTGAATCCCACCCAAGATTTTTTTAAATTTATTGCTGAACCTAGATTATTTGTATATTAAAATGCAATATACCGAAAGTACATTGTACTTTGAATAAAGAAAGTCAATACCGTTTGGGACTAGTACTGGGCGGGTGCTGTAATTTCTAAGAACGCATTAAAGATAAAATAAATTAAAATTTCATAGTAAAATATTGAAGAAAAAGGGTGGGGGAATTAGAATAAATTAAAAAGCCTGCATTTGATTAATACAAACACAGGCTTAGCAATTTTTATATTATAAATTAAAAAATCTTCTTAACTATTATAGTTTCATCTCTTCCAGCACCTACTGAAACAATAGATATATCTGTTTCAATAACTTCGCTTAATCTCTTGAGATATTTTTTAGCATTTTCCGGAAGTTTGTCATATTCTCTTATATCTCTTGTGCTAGTTTTCCAGCCTTCGAACTCTTCGTATACAGGTTCAGCCTTTGAAAGCACTTCTAAATCTGCAGGATATCCTTCCAATATTTCACCATTATATTTATAGGCAACACATATTTTTAATTTATCCAATTCATCTAATATATCAAGTCTAGTTATAGCAATAGAATCAAGTCCATTAACATAGGAAGCATATTTAACAACACAAGCATCAAGCCAACCGCATCTTCTAGCTCTTCCTGTAACAGTACCATATTCTCCGCCTCTATCTCTTATAAGCTGTCCCACATCATCAAAAAGCTCTGAAGGGAAAGGACCTTCTCCAACTCTTGTAGAATAAGCCTTCACTACACCAATAACATTATCAATTTTTCTAGGGCCTACTCCGGAACCTGTACAAGCTCCGCCAGCAGCAGGATAAGATGAAGTTACAAAAGGATAAGTACCATGGTCTAAGTCTAGCATAGTAGCCTGAGCACCTTCAAATAATATATTTTTCTTTTCTTTTATAGCTTTATTTAATATAGTAGTGGTGTCAGCAACAAAAGGTCTTAATCTATCGGCATATTCTAAATACTCTTTTAGTAAGTCATCATAATTAACGCCTTCATGATTATAAAGTTTTTTGAGTAATTTATTTTTTAGCTCAACATTAAACTTTAATTTTTTAGCGAATGTTTCTTTATTCATCAAATCAACTATTCTTATACCCAAACGGCTTGATTTATCCATATAGCAAGGACCTATACCGTTTTTAGTAGTGCCGAGTTTATTTTCTCCGAGGTCCTCTTCCTGAAGCTCATCTAAAATTTTATGATAAGGCATAAGAACATGGGCTCTGTCTGATATTTTAAGATTTGATATATTAACTTTTTTCTCTATTAAAGAATCAATTTCACTTAAAAAAACTTTAGGCTCTATAACTACGCCATTACCAATTACACAAACTTTATCTTTATGAAGTATACCTGAAGGTAATAGTCTTAATTTATATTTAACATTATCCACAACAACGGTATGACCTGCATTACTTCCGCCTTGAGAACGAACAACATATTCGCAATTTTCAGCAAGATAATCAACTATTTTACCTTTACCCTCATCACCCCATTGAGTTCCTACAATAATTACTGAAGCCATTTTTAACTCCTTATTCTATTATTAAAAAATAGATATTTTATGAAAATTTTTGTAATAATAAAAAATTTCTATAAAACACACAAGGGCTATTATATTAATATTTTTTAAGAATTTCAAGCGAATTTGATTAGAAATTTCTATTCATAATAATGCTATGTTGATAATTTTATAGTATGAAACAATCATTTATCATAATGGTATTTACAAGATGTTATAGGGTAGATTTTTTAAGTTTTTTATTGTTCTTTTTATCGCGACTTTACCAAATAATATTATATCATTGATAAATTGGATACACTTTATGAAAGTGTAACTAAAAAACTGATTATTATTGTCTATATTTTTAATTTTATTTTTTATATCAACTTTTTTTGCCAATGCTACAGCAGACTTCGTCAAGTTGCAAAAAGACTAATAGTTTTAATATTAAAAATATTATAAACTATATATTGTTTTAATATTTCTATAATGCTTTATAATAATTAAAAATACAAAAATTAATATAGGAAAAAATGAATAAAACTATTGAGGCATTTAAAGACGATATACATGGCTCTTTAAAACTTAGAGAAAAAATTCTATTAAATATAAAGTTAAAAACAGAAATGATTTTAAATCAAGTTGAGCTATATTTTAATTTTGAAAAAGAGAATATTGAATTGGTTTATTTTGTTTTAGATAGTGATTATCCCAATGTAATTATTAATTTTAACGAATTAAAAGATATTATAAATAGTTTAAGGTAAATATAAAAGTTTTGGATAATAAGATTTAATAAATTTATCCTATATATAAAACAGTTTTAGTATGATTTAGTTCTAATTTTATACTTGCATTTTTTGCAACTTTTTGCGGCGGGAAAAAGTTGAATAAAAAATTGACAAACTTAAAAATTTTTAGTATATACTTTTTATATTTAGGGCGTTGCCCCAACCCCTAGTTCTTTTACCGACGCTCTGCGTGCCGTAGGCAAGGTACCTTTCGGTATTGGTATAAGGCGAAGCCCACCTGCGGCGAGAACCAAAAGCACGGCATTTGATAAGTTCTACTATAGATATGTAAGCTTCATAAAATAATTATCAATTTTTAATGCTAGTAAACTTATTTATTATAATCAATACCATATTAAACATTATACAAAAGTTCAATTTTAAAATACCAAAATTAATTATATATTGTTTTAATATTTTTATAATGTTTTATAATTAAGTATATTTTAATGTAAAAAATATTTCGGATTATTTTATGACTGAAGAATTAAGAACAAGAATAGAAAAACTAATAGAAGAAAAACATTTTGAAGAAGCAATAAAGCTATGCGATGAAGCCATTGAAAAATATGATAAAGATGAAGATGCATACTTTCTAAAAGCAAACTGCTATTTTGAATTAGAAGATTATAATGCTGCAATAGAAAATTTGAATAAAGTAATAGAATTAAATCCAAATAGTGAAAAAGCTTATTTTAATAGAGCTATTTCTAAAGCTAAATCAGAAATGTATGAAGAAGCTATAAAAGATTATGATAAAGCTATAGAATTAAATTCTAATGATGAAGTGTATTATATAAATAGAGGTGTATCCAAATCAAATTTAGAGAGATATGTATCAAATACAAGCAATAGACCATCACACAACAGCGAATAAGCGGGATTTAACGGGATAAAGCGGTATTTAGTGAAATGTAAAAAGAAAAAGAACCAACACATTATGCAATTAATTTAATAATTTTTATATATAAAACGATGAAAAAAACTCATTTTAATATATAATTTAGTCACAAAACACTAGGAAATTACATAATGAAAATAAACTACGAATTAATTAGAAATATACTTGAAGTGATGGAAGAACATAAAAATCATGAAATACTTGGAAAAGAACTATTAGATAAATTAAACATCAAAGTACCAGAAGATGATAATAATGAAGAAGAAATTTTATTATATGATAATTTAGTAGGACATATTAAAATTTTATTTGATAATGAATGTATAGATAATGATTTCAATAATAAGGAAAATAAATATGGATTTACTTATTTGTTATCTACTAACTTTCCATTAATTAATGGAGCTTATAGAATTACAGCAAAAGGATATGATTTTCTAAGCGGTTTAAGAGAAGATAAAGTATTTTCTAAAATAAAAGATTTTTCAATCAATGTAGCCATAGAAACAGCTAAACAATTATTAGTAAAACTAGCTTTAGGAAATTTATAAATAACTATTGTATATTCTTCATTAAATCTTCATTATCATCTATAGTATGAATTATACCTTTGTCATCTATATAATCAATTTTATGTAGTGTATAACGAACATTTTGACCAAACATATTTTTTATTATCTTAATACTATCTATAAAAAATTGATCGCTATTACATTTATTATCAATTAATTTTAATATTTCATTGCCAGTTTTACTAACAGTAAGTATAGGTATTTGTACCATACCCATATTATTATATATTGAAAATATCAAATTATTATTAAGCATAGTTAGATTATTATTTACTATTATACCTGTATTTAAAGAACTATTTATTAATCCTATATCTATTAAGGTAACAATATAATAATGTATAACACCATATCTTTTTAATAAATCATGATCATTAAATATATAACAATTTTTTTGTCCATCAAAAATAAAAAATTTAGCAACTTTAGTAAATAATTCTGCTTCATCAGTAGTCATATTTTTTAATGTTTCTAAAGTTCTATATGAAAAACTGCCAGGCTGTTTTATCTCTCCTGCTAATAATTTAGCCCATAAATTCTGAATATCTTCATTGCTTATATCTTGAACAATATTAAAATATCTAGTAAACCAATCCTTATCCACAGGTTTATCAGAAACATCCTCTTCATCTTTTAATATATCATAAGTTTTAGAAATAACATTTTGAATATTAGAAGTTCTTGATAATTCCTGATTTACTAATCTTGCTTTTGTGTTTTCTAATAATATATTAGCATTACTTATTTCTGTTCCATTATTATTATGATTTATATTAAGATTTGAATTTTTAGTTATAAATTCTGATATTTTTTCTATTTCATATATTTTATCATCTGTTTCTAATTTTCTTTTATAAGATTCAACATCAGCAATTCTTTTTATATGAAGCGGTTCATATATTTTCCAACCAAGACCTCTTAATAAATCAATAAATTTTTCTACAGCTTTACCAATGCCAGCTATATCATTGACATCCATAATAACTCCCTATAAACTATTATAATAAATGATAAATCTTTAATATTTTTTGTCAATATATATGAAAAATCTAAAAATCTTTAGTCTATAAAAGTTCATTAAAAATCTATAATCTGAATATAATTAAATGAAGGCAGGTATATAATGCTTACAAAAGATATTCTTAAAAAATCAGGAATAAATCAAAAATGGTATGAAGTATTAAGTAAAAGTTTTGATGAATATAATATATGCAAATCTGATAACAAAGAAGAAAATATAAATGAATTAGCTATGTTTTTGGCACAATGCGGACATGAAAGCATTAATTTCACAAAATTAGAAGAAAATCTAAATTATTCAGCAAATACATTATTAAAAATATTTCCAAAATATTTTAAGGATATTGATGAAGCCAAAGAAGTTGTAAGTAAGGGTAAAGAAGCTATAGCAAATAGAATATACGGAGGCAGACTAGGAAACAGTAAAAATGAAGGATACAAATATAGAGGCAGAGGCATTATACAGCTTACAGGAAAAAATAATTATAAAAAATACGGAGAAAAATTAGGGATTAATTTGGTTGATAATCCAGATTTAGCATCATCAGAATTAATAGCATCAAATATAGCATGCTGCTATTGGATAGAAAGAGGTTTACAGCCATTTGCAAGAAAAGGCGATGTAAAAACAGTAACAAAAATGATAAATGGAGGCTATAACGGACTAGAGGACAGGGAAAAAAGATTTGATAAAATATTAAAAATATTAAGATAAATGTTTATCAGGAGTGAAAATGCCAAGAACAACTATAAGTGATTTAGATAAAAGAACAGCTAGTATATGTCATAGAATAGGAATAAATGAAGACGGCAGTTCAAACGGCAATGGTTTAATTAATACTATGAAAGAAATTAAAGAACAATTAGATTCTCATGAAAAATATTTAGATAATCTTTCAGAGGATATGGTAAAAATAGATTATAGATTAGAAAAATTAGAAAGTTTAGCTAAAGTAAATAATGAAGAACAGCAAAAAATTATTAATGAAATGAAAGAGATTAAAAAAAATATAGATGATAGTATTACAAGTACAAAAATAAAAAAAGCCGCAAATTTTATATTGCTTTTGGCAGGAGTTACTACAGCATTTGGCACTATATTAGGTACAATATATTTTTTTACTAATCATTTTATAGGAAAATAGTATGAAAAAGTTATTTGGTTTCTTAGATGCTAAAGGCTTGGGCAAAAAAACAAGCTGGTTTACAAGCATAGGAGCTTTTGCTTTTGGAATTATTATGACAAGTTTCATAATGATAACTCAAAAAAGATTTCCTAATTATAATGAATCTATTGCAATAGTTATAATAATGTGGGGTGCTAGCTTGGTAACTGGCACCACTGATTTAAGCATTATTATAAATAATTTCTTTAAGGCAAAATATAATTACAAAGAAAATTATAAAGAAAATGACAGTAATAATCAGCATAATAATTAATTTTTTTAAGACAAAACTATTAAGTTTTTTGAAATCAAAATATTTTATATATTTTTTGATTGCAGGTATTTTACTTGGATATATAAGTTTTTTGAATTGTACAATAAAAATCAAAAATAAGAAAATCAAATCTTTAGAAAAAGAAATATATACAACAAAATTGAAGATTTCAAATATTATACTAGAAAAAGAAATTATTTTTTACAATGAAAGAAAAATAATGCTTGAAAGTTTCAGAAATAGTAATGAAGCTATAGAAAATATAAAAGAAAGTTATCTTAAAAGCGATGAAATAAATGCATTAAATGCAATTATTAATAATTATTATAGAAATATTCAAAAGGAGTAAACAATGATTAAAAAAATAATATCAGAAATATGGGAAAAAATCAAAAAATACAGAGCTGCTATTATTATGTATTTAGTTATGCTTGCAGTAAGCATAGTAAGTGATATTTTCTTTGGAGGCTTTAATATTCTAAAATATATT encodes:
- a CDS encoding tetratricopeptide repeat protein, with amino-acid sequence MTEELRTRIEKLIEEKHFEEAIKLCDEAIEKYDKDEDAYFLKANCYFELEDYNAAIENLNKVIELNPNSEKAYFNRAISKAKSEMYEEAIKDYDKAIELNSNDEVYYINRGVSKSNLERYVSNTSNRPSHNSE
- a CDS encoding DNA-formamidopyrimidine glycosylase family protein, translated to MKELPNLITLINSIKGEICYSYINKIVAIDKQYKEMEDIEGQKIIDVLRYGGYMHFQFSQDAMLVDLGPNGSFVLTEDDDYENSILKLETDHGNFFVVDDSKDKNEITKIIPIWKDSTTMPQIGYDPLTKQFNYNLFCQLLADNDTTVEKLIKNPLILSGIGNVYGDMILKKASITKKTKTSDVTKVKAREIFDAIKQVLREASGNTEEDDGDSSEEE
- a CDS encoding adenylosuccinate synthase, with amino-acid sequence MASVIIVGTQWGDEGKGKIVDYLAENCEYVVRSQGGSNAGHTVVVDNVKYKLRLLPSGILHKDKVCVIGNGVVIEPKVFLSEIDSLIEKKVNISNLKISDRAHVLMPYHKILDELQEEDLGENKLGTTKNGIGPCYMDKSSRLGIRIVDLMNKETFAKKLKFNVELKNKLLKKLYNHEGVNYDDLLKEYLEYADRLRPFVADTTTILNKAIKEKKNILFEGAQATMLDLDHGTYPFVTSSYPAAGGACTGSGVGPRKIDNVIGVVKAYSTRVGEGPFPSELFDDVGQLIRDRGGEYGTVTGRARRCGWLDACVVKYASYVNGLDSIAITRLDILDELDKLKICVAYKYNGEILEGYPADLEVLSKAEPVYEEFEGWKTSTRDIREYDKLPENAKKYLKRLSEVIETDISIVSVGAGRDETIIVKKIF
- a CDS encoding glycoside hydrolase family 19 protein, with translation MLTKDILKKSGINQKWYEVLSKSFDEYNICKSDNKEENINELAMFLAQCGHESINFTKLEENLNYSANTLLKIFPKYFKDIDEAKEVVSKGKEAIANRIYGGRLGNSKNEGYKYRGRGIIQLTGKNNYKKYGEKLGINLVDNPDLASSELIASNIACCYWIERGLQPFARKGDVKTVTKMINGGYNGLEDREKRFDKILKILR
- a CDS encoding DUF2806 domain-containing protein, whose translation is MDVNDIAGIGKAVEKFIDLLRGLGWKIYEPLHIKRIADVESYKRKLETDDKIYEIEKISEFITKNSNLNINHNNNGTEISNANILLENTKARLVNQELSRTSNIQNVISKTYDILKDEEDVSDKPVDKDWFTRYFNIVQDISNEDIQNLWAKLLAGEIKQPGSFSYRTLETLKNMTTDEAELFTKVAKFFIFDGQKNCYIFNDHDLLKRYGVIHYYIVTLIDIGLINSSLNTGIIVNNNLTMLNNNLIFSIYNNMGMVQIPILTVSKTGNEILKLIDNKCNSDQFFIDSIKIIKNMFGQNVRYTLHKIDYIDDKGIIHTIDDNEDLMKNIQ
- a CDS encoding DUF2513 domain-containing protein, with product MKINYELIRNILEVMEEHKNHEILGKELLDKLNIKVPEDDNNEEEILLYDNLVGHIKILFDNECIDNDFNNKENKYGFTYLLSTNFPLINGAYRITAKGYDFLSGLREDKVFSKIKDFSINVAIETAKQLLVKLALGNL